In one Paramormyrops kingsleyae isolate MSU_618 chromosome 18, PKINGS_0.4, whole genome shotgun sequence genomic region, the following are encoded:
- the LOC140579597 gene encoding tryptase beta-2-like → MAGLLLLSAILLLDATIVFSHPQSRSSIVGVEDAEDSVWWWIAALVMNDYPTRIYCGGTLVADTWVLTAAHCINTKRSRYSVLLGVHRLTEDVTAEKKFKIVKSVIHPKYNNAIKGYDIALVRLDRPVRVLGVGRYPYLGDSKDNYDDPCYVAGWGQITENDPLPVPRTLQEVAVPIVPNDACKKSYPHLKPEMICAGKSGKDSCQGDTGGPLMCISKDGSDEIWKLAGIVSYGRGCGRAAFPGVYTRVSSYRDFISNNIKGFRKGIRKSRKA, encoded by the exons ATGGCAGGTTTGCTGTTACTGTCTGCGATCCTGCTGCTGGATGCTACCATAG tGTTCAGTCACCCCCAGAGCCGCTCCTCCATTGTTGGAGTGGAAGATGCTGAGGACAGCGTCTGGTGGTGGATTGCTGCCCTAGTGATGAATGACTATCCAACAAGGATTTACTGCGGTGGGACCCTAGTGGCTGACACATGGGTGCTGACAGCTGCGCACTGCATTAACAC GAAAAGATCACGATACTCTGTTCTGCTGGGTGTGCACCGCCTGACCGAAGATGTTACAGCAGAAAAAAAGTTCAAGATCGTCAAAAGTGTCATCCACCCTAAATACAACAATGCCATAAAAGGCTATGACATTGCACTGGTGCGGCTGGACAGACCAGTCCGAGTCCTCGGCGTAGGGCGATATCCCTACTTGGGAGATTCCAAAGATAACTATGACGATCCCTGTTATGTGGCTGGCTGGGGTCAAATTACAGAAAATG ATCCTTTGCCAGTACCAAGGACCCTGCAGGAAGTTGCTGTCCCAATTGTTCCCAACGATGCCTGCAAGAAAAGCTACCCACACCTCAAACCTGAGATGATTTGCGCTGGCAAATCCGGCAAAGATTCCTGCCAG GGAGACACAGGAGGTCCTCTCATGTGCATCTCTAAAGATGGAAGTGATGAAATCTGGAAGTTGGCTGGAATCGTCAGCTACGGAAGGGGGTGTGGCCGAGCGGCATTCCCGGGGGTCTACACCCGTGTCTCCAGCTACAGGGACTTCATCAGCAATAACATAAAAGGCTTTAGGAAGGGAATCAGGAAGTCTAGAAAGGCCTAG